From the Fulvia fulva chromosome 2, complete sequence genome, one window contains:
- a CDS encoding Ecp57-1, whose amino-acid sequence MRSTLAIAAFAVGALAVPYNQERKRDVVTAWDYVTAYDVVTVTAGQEPAATQEKPKHYGHHNFNTPVAYTTVVTTSSPAPVKKPKEQAPPGYSPPAKEPKPSVPSYGGGSTDAAPTDYAGKCVYHHNIHRANHSVGLLEWDLGLASIAQTIAESCVYAHNTEEGGGGYGQNIAAGVDAANVSAIITDLFYNGEEPYFSGEYGRDDPDMTNFELWGHFSQIVWKGTTHVGCATVECPNGLANTGDGVEPVFTVCNYKNPGNYAGEYSANVLKPLGHATAHWNTGSS is encoded by the exons ATGCGCTCAACACTTGCCATCGCCGCCTTTGCGGTCGGCGCGCTTGCCGTGCCCTACAACCAGGAGCGAAAGCGTGACGTTGTCACCGCCTGGGACTATGTCACCGCCTACGACGTGGTCACCGTCACCGCCGGCCAGGAACCAGCTGCAACTCAAGAGAAGCCAAAGCACTACGGCCACCACAACTTCAACACTCCAGTGGCATACACCACTGTGGTCACCACTTCATCTCCCGCCCCAGTGAAGAAGCCAAAGGAGCAAGCTCCTCCAGGCTACTCTCCACCAGCCAAGGAGCCAAAGCCATCGGTACCATCTTACGGTGGCGGATCAACTGACGCAGCACCAACTGACTACGCTGGCAAATGCGTCTACCACCACAACATTCACCGCGCCAACCACTCTGTCGGTTTGCTTGAGTGGGACTTGGGTCTCGCTTCCATTGCCCAGACCATCGCTGAGAGCTGCGTTTACGCACACAACAC TGAGGAAGGTGGAGGTGGCTACGGCCAGAACATCGCAGCCGGTGTGGATGCCGCCAACGTTTCTGCCATCATCACCGATCTGTTCTACAACGGTGAGGAGCCATACTTTAGCGGCGAGTACGGCCGGGACGACCCAGACATGACCAACTTCGAGCTCTGGGGTCACTTCTCCCAGATCGTCTGGAAGGGCACCACCCACGTCGGATGTGCCACGGTCGAATGCCCCAACGGTCTCGCCAACACCGGTGACGGCGTCGAGCCAGTGTTCACCGTCTGCAACTACAAGAACCCAGGCAACTACGCTGGCGAGTACAGCGCCAACGTACTCAAGCCACTGGGCCACGCCACCGCACACTGGAACACGGGCTCGTCGTAG